One Arachis hypogaea cultivar Tifrunner chromosome 18, arahy.Tifrunner.gnm2.J5K5, whole genome shotgun sequence genomic window, GGTTCTGCTGTCAATTGAGGTTGGTTCTGTCAATAGGCCAACTCTATTTGTGGTGGTTCCTTCAAAGGCTGGTTTTAACTTGCTTTTGGGACGAGATTGGATTCATGGAATGGGTGCTATTCCATCAACTTTacatcaaaaattgattttctggaATGAAGATGGAGGAGTGGAAGAAGTTCCTGCTGATAATAGTACATGTTACTATGATGAGATGCATGTGGAGTTCAGGATGTATAATCCTGGAGTCAAGCCACTAACAGTTGAAACCAAGGCATTTAATCCTGAAAGTATTGAGATGTGTAAAATAGATATgaatgattttatttaaaaaaaaatgcatcaagTTTAAGATCTTGGACAAAAATAATCTCTCATTGACATTTGGGTATGTACTTCATAAATACAAAAGCCTAATTGACTTAGAAATTCTGTTGAGTCTTTTAGCGCTTGGAGTCAAAACTATTAGAATGTTAGTGTGGAGATTTTATAGGATtagaaattttatcaaatttaattgacACCTGGAGTTTAACATATGAAAGAAACGACTTCACGAAGTTAAGATTTTGTTACTTCTGAAGTTAGGAAAATTGTGTCAATTAAAACAATGACAGtgtgtgtaaaaaaaaaaaaaaaaaaactcttaattGAAATATTAAAGGTCAAAACAAAGGTCAATTGATACACATTTAATGTGCCGAAATTAGAACAGATATCATTTGacacacttaaaaattttatacaaaagAATAGACCCCGTTGACAGTTCAACtattaatgtaaaaaaattttatagacTTAGAAATTCTGTTAAGTCTATTACTAGTAGGCATTTAATCTGTCAAGCGGATGTGTCTAAAATGTCAATTGaatctcaatatcaaaaataaaaaaatgtcaatAAACAACTAAGTTTTCTCACTTTCAATCATTGCATATCTTCAAGTGAGAAATCTTGGGGAGCATCTTGTTagacaaaatattattttcataagaaaattataaaaataaataattagttgtTTGGTAATattcctatatataatatttatatctattttaaattaagttaGATCATTTGAtagttagttatttatttaaattttgaaattaacagCAAGCAAGAAGTGCGGGAACAgctacaagaaattcaaattccCTGCAAGTGGTGTACAAAGAGTAACTACCCATTGAGATTAGGCTAGTCTATAAATAGAGCTTTAGGAACACGTTGTAATCAGTTCAGGTCTTCTTAGAAAACACTTAGAGACCCAAAACGCTCTCAGTCCCTTGGCATCACAGAGTAAAATTGGgaatcttaagtaattcctctgaactcaaacacttgtactttgctttctttcagtttttattaataaaatttctttacttttacgtctttttctcttttacgttcatgtttcttctttcatcttctttttaatttcctgtttgttttaatttttgcattttaCTTTGCCTCCGGCACCTTGTatgttttccttttttatctttaattttactttcgaAACTACAATTGAGACTTTGAGACACCCACAAAAGAAGTCGTTTCCGCTCCTTGAATTAAGATTGTGAAACAAAACTCgaaaattgttgatttatttattgttaacaatggaacaaaaatttgagtaaaacaactagtaataaaatatatcatcaaaggCCTAGTACAATGTGGTAATTTACTACTAATAACCACACATATTTGTATCAGTAAATCTTACATATATGTATTTATCGATATGTCAAATGAAAAattaatagatatttttttttaaaccgCTAAGAATGCGTTtgattgtatttttattttttatctttatttttagtattttttataattaaaaaaaaatataatgtaaaacaaaaaatatttaaaataagagaaaagataaatagattttttactttttaattcgaaaatatataaattattaactaattaaaaatacaaaaatattttttacattctAAAATACGAGATATTAAGTCCTTTCGTCCAAAATATATAAGGACAAATCAATCTTTTGAAGAGACTTATATATCTTACATTTTAAAAAATGAAggacatttttgtatttttaatgagAAAGTataggagccaatggaatatttgtacaatatgtacaattgAGGTTTagggaagtattagagatataactattagtgttattttttttcattagctgaagtttttgggataagtagtatcatgacatggtatcaaaactctagatccaaaagatcaagaatTTTGATTCTTGGTAAACCCCAAAATCaacccattatacacattgtacaaatattccattgactcCCTAACAGAATTCATTTTTACTTAATCGaaaacttatttattttcgagatttactctaaaaaaataaaaatagaaaacgaaAACACAAATCAAGCGCGCGATATCCGATCAAACTTGGTTAACCAATTCCTGAAAGGTGTTCATGGCAGAAGCAGGCAAACCCAAAAGAACATTAATACTTCTCCTTCCATGGCCATGAGACAAGAACAAAACAACTTCTCTTTCAGGCAAAGTAACAGGACCGGAACACAAAGGATCACCCCAACCAAAATTTGTAGTGTGAAATGACAACTTTGTCCAAGTTGTGATCAATAATGTAGCTGCCAAAGAAGGCCTTGCTCTTGTGACTTCAAAATAATCAATGGCTGATCTCATGTAACTATCATTCACCATTTCAATTGCTTCATGAACCAAACTCACTGAATATGACAAAGGGCTATTCAGTAATTCACCAGCCTTACAAAGAGAGTTTGTTAGAACAATAGCATTCCCAAAGTACCCCTCAGGTATTGGTGGCACAAATTTGGACCTTCCATCAACTGCAAAGAGTAGTTTAGTCTTTTGATCAGGTTTCATTCTTAAGGCTTCAGATCTAGCCCTCCATACAAATCCTGCAGGAAATCGAGATTTTCCGTAAAAttagagaaataaataaaatatgtaaaaaataaaatcgtaccaagatttaaatcgtaaaattatctgatttaataaaaattttatagggTATATAGTTATATTTATTCCTAAAAAATTACTCATTTTCTAAATTTatctctaaaaaaatattttaatcaaattcgtctttcaaaaattttaaattaatcgcgttagttttctattatttttttgtcgAGGGCGTCAAAATTTGTTAATGTGACACGTTAGGTGATACTACAACACACACAggagtcttaattgactattaacatgataaatttatgaaattatatcaaatcaaaacctaattaagGAGAGAATTTGAAGTATTGGAATCGCTCAATTTTagattgatttgatctaatttcataaacttatcatgttAACTGACAAATTGACAATTAGGATTACTAGGTGTGTGTTATAGTGTCATTTAACGTGtcatatcaataaattttaacGATATTAGCAACAGAACTGACagaatgactaatttaaaatctttaaaggataaatttgattataaaaaatctttttgagactaatttaaaaaatgtgtGATTTTTCGAAGATTAATTTGACTATTTATTCAAATTTTGTGAAATCGACTAactcatttaaaattataatatcaaaatattttaagagttaaaATCGAGATTTTAGCTGTTATGCCTGATAGTGCTTCAAAACTTGTGCATTTCTTCAAAACCCCATCTTGGGTAGCCATTTTCTTGAGGTGTTCAAGCTTGTGAGGGTCAAAGGTGAATGATTTGTAGATCATctcttcttcataaagcttgttAGTGTTTGATACATCTTCTATCTGCTCAAATTCTGTGTGTTCGAATTCAATCTTGGGAGGGTCGCGCGCTTTGAGCATCGATCGGTCGAGATATGGAGGAACCTTCAAGCTCAAGCCTCTGGCTACATTGCTCCATGCATTCACAAATTCCATGGCACATATTCCATCTTTCATGCAATGGATCATGTTTAGTCCCAAACTGAATCCTCCACATTTGAACTTTGTCACCTGAAACATCATTTTTAATTCAATACCTTTTTTAGGTTTATATTGTTTTATAAGAAATCTACATGTTCAATTCATGAGACCGTTGGAGGAACATAATAACTGAAATCTTTGTTCAAAACAAAGATATAATATAATCGGTCCCGCTACGTTACTAACAGCATTTCTGTCAATttttgccaactcttatttataactgtgtttaatgaaagtgtcttcgtggatgtgtctaataaaaatgtctattttatagatatatattttttggatatgtctctttatatatgtatttaaaatacaataattaattattgttgacaaTAAATTGGCAGATAATATATTAGTatcctatacttttcctaatatAATATAGTTCATAtacgaaaaaatataaaaaactaactTTTACTTAGCCAACTTTATATTTAggtttataatttgaaattaaaaatttataatttaaaatttataatttaaaataaataaaataattttaaaaaaattgactgaTATTgaccgaaaaaaaattaatataaaagaaaacTAGTTGGTTGAATATTAGATTTTGTACATtatttaaaagagtaaattaaaaTAGTCTATTTGATATTTCAAAATGTAAATGTATTTTAATTCGGCTTTGAAGTTTTAAAAGCGTTGATATATAATCTGCAAATTTATTTACTTACGTCATTTTAGTCTCTAATAAAATAGCAATTAATCAATTGATGATGTCACAagttatgtaaaatttattaataacatGTCACATCATCAATATGTGGAAATGTGCAATATCAAATCACTATTCAGCaatatcatgcattcatgtgTACTTTAACATGACACAAAATTATTAATaggataatttatatataaaaaaatattgggcTGAGCCATACACATAATGAATTCTATTAGGCACTGTTTGGATTAATAGAAAatgtaagaaaagaaaatataaagaggAAAAATAGATGAAAAACTTCATTTTTCATTGATTGGATGACAATGGAAattggaaagaaagaaaaaaaaatggtatGGACCTACTCTCAAGTTTTCCTCTCACTCTTGCGATGAAAATGGATGATAATACACAAAGTGAAAGTGAAATTACTATTTTATCCATGGtgttaaaaaaacaaaagaaaaataaaaggttttAATGTAATTTCATTtggttatgattttctttctcttttttttttctatctattttctcttcattcaaataacataaaaaaaaatcaatttttctttttattttctttcttttcattttctttcctcatattttctttccttccattttccatCTTCCATCCAAATAAAGTGTTACTTTCGGATTCATTATGTGTAGCCAAAGtgaatttcttgttttcttttttttttattgtcttgTTAGTTTGGTTTGTTATGTTAAAAGGATTAGACACTAAAAATAGGTTAAAGAATTAATTTGTGTTGTTTTAGTTATTAATTCATTAGTTTGTTTATGATAGATTAGTCATTGATTTATCAGATTAAAAAATATCGTGAGAACCAAAAGAAATAAGTTTGAAACTctcacaaaatacaaataaaatttttataaaactaatttttattattatttaataaattttttaacagaaGAATTGTAttgtcttaaaataaaaaaattgatagttaaaatatcttttttgttttatataaaaattactttATCTTTCGTGAAAATGAATAAAGACCGAATTGGGTATTTACTCCCAAGGAATGAAAGATGTATTGTGTTTATTCATTCTAAAGTAGTGAGAATTATGTGGGTGAATTGTTGTATATAGTAAGGAGAAAGTGGAGGggtaaaaaggaagaagaaatttTTATCAGGAGGGAAGGGATGTGagaaaaaaattatgcaaaagaGTGAGATACAATGGAAAAGAAGAGAAACAAATAGAAAAGTGATAGATatacatatgattaaggtattaaaaaaaatcaaaattttaagtaaaatgaaaagattaaattaaatatataaaatataaaattaaaatataatttaaataataaaatagtcttatttaatatttttttagaatcaATTAACTTATTTAATATTGTAATATTCACTCTAATTATCAGATACTTGAACTCAACAAATAATTTATGGAAATGTATGGTTTTTGAAACATTGATTCGATTTTTCATATATGGCTGaatgaatatattaaaaataaaaaaaataatatttatatcacTTTTTATCAATCgattttaatactaaaaaataGAAGATATGTAAAAGAGGATAACACAAAAATGGGTATTCATGGGTCGATTGGTTCgatattaaatttaattgattcggattggttttgatttgttatttttaatgAGTGAATTTAAACCAATTtgaatagtcaccaaaaaaaaaaaccaatttgaATCAATTAAATTCGAATTGGATCGAAATAATTATCCGATTTaatatgaaatttaaaaaaaaaattaaaaaaaattagaaaaaaatcatctaatactataaatatataataataataataatattaaaaaaataaatcatcgATTCAAACTTAAATATAACTATTATAATTTGAAAGACTTTAGGATTAAGAAATAaatttgcatatatattattagattttatttatttttttaattaatattaaactaatCGGGTTGATTTAGATTTTGCGATTCCAGAACCAATGTTCAAACCAATTAATATCGGATTTGATTGGGTCTGACCCGATTGTATCGGATTATCTGTCGAGTCCAAAACTAATATAATCAGATTGGATCAAATTTTGGACGGATAATTAAGTTATTTGTACCAAAAACACcctacacataatattttttttagaaatttcatTGAAAGCTAAGGAAAATATATAAAGGACCACAAAAACATGCATATTGACATATACTTTTCTAGAAAAATTTGGTGATACTAATTTTGGtggtaaataaattaaattaaaaaaaaaaaagtatatcaaACCTGAGCAGTCATAAGAGGCATCTCAAGAATATTGGTTGCACCAGGAACACTATAAACAAGTTTGCCAAGATTATGAGGATCTGGTTTTGTTAAATCTCCAATGTCTTCAATGTTACACTCTGCTTCAGCCTCAACAAACACTGCACCCTCTTCAGTGCAATCCACTATAAGCTTCCCTTCTTTGCTTAGAATCAAGGTACCTGCCATGGGGTAATAAGGGACAAGAATCTTTGAGAGTGAAT contains:
- the LOC112772171 gene encoding omega-hydroxypalmitate O-feruloyl transferase, with protein sequence MENGHGSKFELVVRQIGEPTKVKPSEETQKGLYFLSNLDQNIAVPVKTVYCFKSSSRGNEEAPQVIKDSLSKILVPYYPMAGTLILSKEGKLIVDCTEEGAVFVEAEAECNIEDIGDLTKPDPHNLGKLVYSVPGATNILEMPLMTAQVTKFKCGGFSLGLNMIHCMKDGICAMEFVNAWSNVARGLSLKVPPYLDRSMLKARDPPKIEFEHTEFEQIEDVSNTNKLYEEEMIYKSFTFDPHKLEHLKKMATQDGVLKKCTSFEALSGFVWRARSEALRMKPDQKTKLLFAVDGRSKFVPPIPEGYFGNAIVLTNSLCKAGELLNSPLSYSVSLVHEAIEMVNDSYMRSAIDYFEVTRARPSLAATLLITTWTKLSFHTTNFGWGDPLCSGPVTLPEREVVLFLSHGHGRRSINVLLGLPASAMNTFQELVNQV